A single Oryza brachyantha chromosome 8, ObraRS2, whole genome shotgun sequence DNA region contains:
- the LOC102720819 gene encoding probable protein phosphatase 2C 44 — MIGGQAEAPLASASCSSSTSSSSSSSSSPSASSGRRGRRRPDILSMLRSAVCLDSSSSDTGRGRSKLSTNKVTHGFHLVEGRSGHDMEDYHVAEYKYENDHELGLFAIYDGHLGDSVPSYLKANLFNNILKEPLFWTNPQEAIKNAYSLTNKYILENSKQLGPGGSTAVTAIVVDGRDMWIANVGDSRAVVCERGAANQLTVDHEPHTTNERKRIEKQGGFVSTFPGDVPRVNGQLAVARAFGDQSLKAHLSSEPDVKHVAIDSSVEFVILASDGLWKVIKNQEAVDLVKSIKDPQAAAKRLTSEALVKMSKDDISCIVIRFQC; from the exons ATGATCGGCGggcaggcggaggcgccgcTCGCGTCGGCGTCTTGCTCCTCTtcaacgtcgtcgtcgtcgtcctcctcctcctcgccgtcggcctcgtcggggcggcgcgggcggcggcggcccgacATACTCTCCATGCTCCGG AGTGCAGTGTGTCTTGATTCATCATCTTCTGATACTGGAAGGGGACGGAGTAAGTTGTCAACCAACAAGGTAACACATGGATTTCATCTAGTGGAGGGAAGATCTGGCCATGACATGGAAGATTACCATGTAGCAGAGTATAAGTATGAAAATGATCATGAACTGGGTTTGTTTGCCATTTATGATGGCCATTTGGGAGATAGTGTGCCCAGCTATTTGAAAGCGAATCTTTTTAACAACATACTGAAAGAG CCTCTCTTCTGGACGAATCCCCAAGAAGCAATTAAAAATGCATACAGCTTGACAAACAAGTATATTCTGGAAAATTCTAAACAGCTAGGACCAGGTGGTTCAACTGCAGTTACAGCCATTGTAGTTGATGGTAGGGATATGTGGATAGCAAATGTAGGTGATTCAAGGGCTGTTGTGTGTGAAAGAGGAGCTGCTAATCAACTTACTGTAGATCATGAACCCCACACAACAAATGAACGGAAGAGGATTGAAAAGCAGGGTGGTTTTGTTTCTACTTTCCCTG GTGATGTTCCTCGAGTAAATGGCCAACTTGCTGTTGCCAGAGCATTTGGTGATCAGAGCCTCAAGGCACACTTGAGCTCAGAACCAGATGTTAAACATGTAGCCATAGACTCGAGTGTAGAGTTTGTCATACTCGCTAGTGACGGATTATGGAAG GTAATCAAGAACCAGGAAGCTGTCGATCTGGTGAAGTCTATCAAGGACCCACAGGCCGCAGCAAAGCGATTAACATCGGAGGCCCTCGTGAAGATGAGCAAGGATGACATTTCGTGCATCGTCATCCGTTTCCAGTGCTGA
- the LOC102707607 gene encoding protein FORGETTER 1-like → MAGGGASPSPVAASAAPVQVRCAGCRGVLAVAPGMTEFICPKCRMAQRLPPELMPPSPPKASPTPPPPPPPPPAPPAAPLPPPPPPPPPLPSRRSAPRAQGVDPTKIQLPCARCKAILNVPHGLARFRCPQCDVDLAVDLSKLRNFLASAGPGFAPPPLPPPPPPPMPPVPLPHMPFLPMMPQVPVPMPPMPPPTELPEEINEVAVDVEREEDEGGTVGETFMDYRPPKLSLGLPHPDPVVETSSLSAVQPPEPTYDLTIMNELEETKVLSCLQIETIVYACQRHLHHLPTGARAGFFIGDGAGVGKGRTIAGLIWENWKQGRHKALWISIGSDLKYDARRDLDDVGAKYVEVHALNKLPYSKIESKAVGIANGVIFVTYSSLIASSEKGRSRLQQLIEWCGSEFDGLLVFDECHKAKNLIPEAGSQPTRTGKAVLEIQEMLPEARVVYCSATGASEPRNLGYMVRLGLWGDGTSFQNFQKFLGALEKGGVGALELVAMDMKARGMYVCRTLSYKGAAFAAVEAPLEERMMNMYRKAAEFWAELRVELLSAIEYYAEDKGNSSQIWRLYWASHQRFFRHMCMSAKVPAVVRLVKEALAEEKCVVIGLQSTGEARTEEAISKYGFEMEDFVSGPRELLLKLVDDNYPLPPKPDCFQQGEEKIAEAQRKRHYGPDVSFKGRVRKLAKMEDLSDDGSDEYSLPESEHESTDSEEEFNMCQICNTEEEKTALLHCTGCAAHVHPGCLIPPWTGMITDDWSCYSCKEKLESYFKERDAYITELSKRYDTAVERKSNILQIIRSLDLPNNPLDDIIDQLGGPDNVAEITGRRGMLIRASDGKGVVYQARNKKDVALDMINIHEKQQFMDGEKLVAIISEAGSAGVSLHADQRAKNQRRRVHITLELPWSADRAIQQFGRTHRSNQNSAPEYRLLFTNLGGEKRFASIVAKRLESLGALTQGDRRAGPSLSAFNYDSIYGKKALMMMYRGILEQDGLPVLPLGCSEDQASLQGFITKAKAALVSVGIIRDAIMCNGKNGGKLTGRIFDSDMHDVGRFLNRILGLAPDIQNRLFDLFMSILDIVIQNARSEGQLDSGIVDIKAKSVKMKDPPKTVHVDSLSGASTVLFTFTIDRGVTWESANEILEERQKDGAGSSDGGFYESRREWMGRRHYMLAFEGSTEGMYRVIRPAVGEALREMPLVELKSKYRKVSSIDKIGNGWQEEYDASSKQCMHGPKCKLGSYCTVGRRLQEINILGGLILPVWGIVEKALAKQVRQIHKRIRVARLETENDNQRIVGLMIPNAAVESVLEGLQWVQDIDD, encoded by the exons atggccggcggcggcgcctccccCTCGCCGGTGGCCGCCTCGGCGGCCCCCGTGCAGGTGCGCTGCGCCGGCTGCCGCGGCGTCCTCGCCGTGGCTCCAGGCATGACGGAGTTCATCTGCCCCAAGTGCCGCATGGCGCAGCGCCTCCCCCCCGAGCTCATGCCCCCTTCCCCGCCCAAGGCCTCCCctactccgccgccgccgcctccccctccgcctgcGCCTCCCGCTGCCCCtctacctcctcctccgcctccgcctcctcctcttccttcccgCCGCTCAGCCCCGCGGGCGCAGGGGGTGGACCCCACGAAGATCCAGCTGCCCTGCGCGCGCTGCAAGGCCATTCTCAATGTGCCCCATGGCCTCGCCCGCTTCCGCTGCCCCCAGTGCGAcgtcgacctcgccgtcgacctcTCCAAGCTCCGCAAtttcctcgcctccgccggtcCAGGCTTCGCCCcgcctccgctgccgccgccacctcctccgccgatGCCACCCGTCCCACTGCCGCACATGCCCTTCCTTCCGATGATGCCACAAGTCCCGGTGCCGATGCCGCCGATGCCGCCACCCACGGAACTGCCTGAGGAGATCAATGAG GTTGCAGTTGATGTTGAGCGTGAGGAAGATGAAGGTGGTACTGTTGGGGAAACTTTTATGGACTAT AGGCCTCCCAAGCTATCTCTTGGTCTTCCTCATCCAGACCCTGTAGTAGAAACTTCATCTTTGTCTGCAGTGCAACCTCCTGAACCTACATATGACTTGACTATTATGAATGAATTGGAAGAGACCAAAGTGTTGTCTTGCTTACAAATTGAAACAATTGTGTATGCTTGTCAG AGACACCTTCATCATCTGCCTACTGGTGCTAGAGCAGGCTTCTTTATTGGTGATGGAGCTGGTGTTGGTAAAGGCCGTACGATTGCTGGATTGATCTGGGAAAATTGGAAACAGGGAAGGCATAAGGCATT GTGGATTTCCATTGGTTCAGACCTGAAATATGATGCTCGTAGAGATTTGGATGATGTTGGTGCAAAATATGTGGAAG TGCATGCTTTAAACAAGCTACCATATTCTAAGATAGAATCTAAGGCCGTTGGGATTGCAAATGGAGTTATTTTTGTAACTTATAGTAGCTTGATAGCATCCTCTGAGAAAGGCCGTTCCCGTTTGCAGCAGTTGATAGAGTGGTGTGGATCTGAGTTCGATGGTCTTCTAGTGTTTGATGAG TGCCACAAAGCAAAAAATCTGATTCCCGAGGCAGGGAGCCAACCTACTCGCACTGGTAAAGCAGTTCTTGAGATCCAG GAAATGTTACCTGAAGCTCGGGTGGTTTACTGCTCAGCAACTGGTGCATCAGAGCCTCGAAATCTGGGCTACATGGTTCGCCTTGGTCTCTGGGGAGATGGAACATCATTTCAGAATTTTCAGAAGTTTCtag GTGCTCTCGAGAAAGGTGGTGTGGGTGCTCTTGAACTTGTTGCTATGGACATGAAAGCCAG GGGTATGTACGTTTGCCGAACGCTAAGTTATAAGGGTGCTGCTTTTGCTGCTGTGGAAGCACCTCTAGAGGAAAGAATGATG AATATGTATAGAAAGGCAGCTGAATTTTGGGCCGAGTTGCGTGTTGAACTTCTTTCAGCAATTGAATACTATGCAGAAGATAAGGGTAATTCATCTCAGATTTGGCGGTTATACTGGGCAAGCCATCAG CGTTTCTTTAGGCATATGTGTATGTCTGCTAAGGTACCTGCTGTCGTGAGATTAGTGAAAGAAGCCTTAGCAGAAGAAAAATGTGTGGTGATTGGTCTGCAAAGCACTGGAGAAGCTCGAACAGAGGAAGCTATCAGtaaatat GGTTTTGAAATGGAAGACTTTGTTTCTGGTCCAAGGGAGTTGCTTCTTAAGCTGGTAGATGACAATTATCCTTTGCCTCCAAAACCTGATTGTTTTCAGCAAG GTGAAGAAAAAATTGCAGAGGCTCAGCGTAAACGGCACTATGGACCTGATGTATCCTTTAAAGGACGAGTTAGGAAACTCGCAAAAATGGAAGATCTGAGTGATGATGGAAGTGATGAATATTCTCTAC CAGAGTCAGAACACGAATCAACAGATTCTGAAGAGGAATTCAATATGTGTCAAATCTGCAACACCGAGGAG GAGAAGACAGCATTGCTTCATTGTACTGGTTGCGCTGCACATGTTCACCCTGGTTGTCTGATTCCTCCTTGGACTGGTATGATAACGGATGATTGGTCATGTTATTCATGCAAGGAGAAATTAGAGAGTTACTTCAAAGAGAGAGATGCTTACATAACTGAACTCTCCAAGAG GTATGATACTGCAGTGGAAaggaaatcaaatattttacagATCATTCGTTCCTTGGATTTGCCTAATAATCCTCTAGATGATATCATTGATCAG CTAGGTGGTCCTGACAATGTTGCAGAAATAACCGGACGTCGTGGTATGCTAATAAGAGCATCAGATGGCAAAGGTGTTGTTTATCAAGCACGGAACAA GAAAGATGTAGCCTTGGATATGATTAATATTCATGAAAAGCAGCAGTTTATGGATGGAGAAAAGCTTGTTGCAATAATATCAGAAGCAGGATCAGCTGGTGTTTCTCTGCATGCTGATCAACGGGCAAAAAATCAG AGGAGAAGAGTACACATAACACTTGAACTTCCTTGGAGTGCAGACCGTGCCATTCAGCAGTTTGGGAGAACCCATCGTTCCAATCAAAATTCTGCACCTGAATATAG GCTTCTTTTTACAAATCTTGGAGGAGAAAAGCGATTTGCATCTATTGTGGCAAAGAGACTGGAGTCTCTTGGAGCTTTGACACAAGGAGACCGAAG AGCTGGACCATCACTTAGTGCTTTCAACTATGACAGCATTTATGGAAAGAAAGCCTTGATGATGATGTACAGAGGAATACTGGAACAG GATGGTCTTCCAGTTTTGCCTTTAGGATGCTCTGAGGATCAAGCTAGCCTCCAAGGATTCATCACTAAAGCAAAAGCTGCTTTGGTGTCAGTTGGAATTATCAGGGATGCTATAATGT GCAATGGTAAAAATGGAGGAAAGCTTACTGGCAGGATTTTTGATTCTGATATGCATGACGTTGGCCGTTTCCTCAACCGCATTCTGGGCTTGGCTCCAGACATCCAGAATAG GTTATTTGATCTTTTCATGAGTATACTTGATATAGTCATTCAGAATGCACGAAGTGAAGGACAGCTTGATTCCGGTATTGTTGATATCAAAGCAAAAAGTGTTAAAATGAAAGATCCACCGAAG ACTGTTCATGTTGATAGCTTGTCAGGTGCTTCGACAGTGTTATTTACTTTCACAATCGACCGTGGAGTTACTTGGGAG TCGGCAAATGAAATACTTGAAGAAAGGCAGAAGGATGGAGCTGGTTCTTCAGATGGTGGATTTTATGAATCCAGAAGAGAATGGATGGGGCGAAGGCATTACATGCTAGCATTTGAAGG CTCAACAGAAGGAATGTACAGAGTAATCCGTCCTGCTGTTGGAGAGGCTTTAAG GGAAATGCCTTTGGTGGAACTTAAAAGCAAGTACAGGAAGGTTTCATCAATAGACAAAATTGGCAATGGCTGGCAGGAAGAGTATGATGCATCATCTAAGCAG TGTATGCATGGACCCAAATGCAAACTTGGAAGCTATTGCACAGTAGGCAGAAGGTTACAGGAAATCAATATTTTGGGTGGCCTAATACTTCCTGTATGGGGCATTGTAGAAAAGGCACTAGCTAAGCAG GTCCGACAAATTCACAAGAGGATACGTGTTGCTCGCTTGGAGACGGAAAATGATAATCAGCGCATTGTTGGACTGATGATTCCAAATGCAGCTGTGGAGTCAGTATTAGAAG GTCTGCAATGGGTCCAGGATATTGACGATTGA